In Amphiura filiformis chromosome 2, Afil_fr2py, whole genome shotgun sequence, one DNA window encodes the following:
- the LOC140145896 gene encoding receptor-type tyrosine-protein phosphatase T-like: MFVATQVPLPNTVGDFWAMVFDYKCNTVVALNDPLKTDKTCGQYLPNKGIITCGLFTIELLNTDTSDNTTERKVRLTKTYSKTDVFDVTIIQYTDWHADSDLPDSPASFVTLMNRAEWSHQNKKDERMAVMCMNGVDRCGLFSALISITNQINETQRVDVFRAVKRLKKTRHNMVNSIDQYRFCYQTARVYLESYATYANLM, encoded by the exons ATGTTCGTGGCAACTCAAGTCCCGTTGCCAAATACAGTCGGTGATTTCTGGGCCATGGTGTTTGACTACAAGTGCAATACCGTTGTTGCACTCAATGATCCCTTGAAAACAGACAAG aCGTGTGGTCAATATTTGCCGAATAAGGGTATCATCACATGTGGCCTGTTTACTATCGAGTTGTTGAATACTGATACGTCTGACAACACAACTGAAAGGAAAGTTCGACTAACAAAAACATACAGCAAG ACCGATGTCTTTGATGTCACCATCATCCAATACACCGACTGGCACGCTGATTCCGATTTGCCTGACTCTCCAGCTTCATTTGTGACGCTAATGAATCGTGCTGAATGGAGCCACCAAAACAAGAAGGACGAAAGAATGGCTGTAATGTGCAT GAATGGAGTAGACCGATGTGGCCTTTTCTCTGCTTTGATCTCTATAACGAATCAAATCAATGAAACACAACGAGTCGATGTCTTCCGTGCTGTCAAACGACTTAAGAAAACCCGACACAATATGGTCAATTCAATA GATCAATACAGGTTCTGCTACCAGACAGCACGTGTGTATTTGGAGTCCTATGCCACATACGCAAACTTAATGTAG
- the LOC140145897 gene encoding receptor-type tyrosine-protein phosphatase epsilon-like, translated as MDVPDFAAPVLRFLDEVNTHNPDDAGPIVIHCSAGVGRTGTFLAIDAMRKMAEAENKVDVLGYATYMRTRRPNMIQTEHQYVFVYETLLEAFFCGTTQLSVEDVDYRWNDLVNEESLKGQLQSLQAMFPEVSRDRCNGGNQPENVPKNRFQDYIPTDSSRPYLMTTDDHTAGYINATFCDVYNFICFK; from the exons ATGGATGTGCCAGATTTCGCTGCACCCGTGCTTCGATTCTTGGACGAAGTCAACACACACAACCCTGATGATGCTGGACCTATTGTTATTCATTGCAG TGCTGGGGTTGGACGTACTGGTACATTCCTTGCCATTGATGCCATGCGTAAAATGGCTGAGGCTGAAAACAAAGTAGACGTGCTTGGATATGCTACGTATATGAGGACGAGACGACCCAATATGATCCAAACGGAG CACCAATATGTGTTTGTCTACGAAACATTATTAGAAGCTTTCTTCTGTGGCACAACGCAATTAAGTGTTGAAGATGTCGACTACCGGTGGAACGATCTTGTGAACGAAGAATCACTCAAAGGACAGTTACAG TCTTTACAGGCAATGTTTCCCGAGGTATCACGTGACCGATGCAATGGAGGGAATCAACCTGAAAATGTTCCGAAGAATCGATTTCAAGATTATATTCCGA ctgACTCATCTCGGCCATATTTGATGACAACTGATGACCATACGGCGGGATACATCAACGCTACGTTTTGTGACGTATACAATTTTATTTGTTTCAAATAA
- the LOC140138271 gene encoding uncharacterized protein, translating to MHLTHLKPHSTYVLSVAAANGKLISDPASITIVSGVDAPSGPPTDIQVDMSTKGQIIFTWKPPLCGYRNGPIIGYKYQFVGKAIEYTDALTKFTSMTSVNLDAMNYTTNFKFRVAANTSKGFGPYSDEFIPTTNANSASAHIVVGVLLPLLLLVTLALLFFVIIRRKRREKRTSSTRPTTSQNVTNIGTNTEMSGSSSQNPANRVPEVFVRPTIELVLPEPSSDMSEGEPKPQERVDPTYAHIRKPSNSQVVDDTVNDFNIAKNTEYYRSNAKSSTECYRPNPKSSIYVKKLLEYVKQKKRNGPEHELNMEHETISDVGTELPAEVAAKEINEEKNRYKNIVTYDHSRVILLPVNDDPDTDYINASYIDGYRQPNAFIATQGPNKETLVDMWRMVWQENSRTIVMATNLKEGVKRKCQQYWPQRGKIIQYGDISVANKDEEKTKHFTVRTFLLEKASLNDLSTI from the exons ATGCATCTTACACATTTAAAACCACACTCTACCTATGTTTTATCAGTGGCTGCAGCAAACGGGAAACTTATTAGTGATCCAGCAAGTATAACCATAGTTTCTGGAGTTGATG CCCCATCAGGTCCACCAACTGACATTCAAGTTGACATGTCCACTAAGGGTCAGATCATATTTACTTGGAAACCACCGCTATGTGGCTACCGCAACGGTCCAATCATTGGatataaatatcaatttgttggaaAAGCAATCGAATATACGGATGCATTGACGAAATTCACCTCCATGACATCTGTTAATCTTGACGCGATGAATTATACTACCAACTTCAAGTTCCGTGTAGCTGCAAACACTTCAAAAGGTTTTGGACCATACAGTGACGAGTTCATACCAACAACTAATGCAAACTCAG catCTGCTCATATCGTAGTTGGTGTTCTCCTGCCGTTATTACTTCTCGTTACATTGGctcttttgttttttgtcat CATACGAAGAAAGCGCCGTGAGAAACGTACAAGTAGCACCAGACCTACAACGTCTCAAAACGTGACAAATATCGGTACCAATACAG AAATGTCTGGTTCTTCATCGCAAAATCCTGCAAATCGTGTACCGGAAGTATTCGTGAGGCCAACGATAGAGTTAGTGTTACCCGAACCATCATCTGACATGTCTGAGGGAGAACCCAAGCCTCAAGAACGAGTAGATCCAACCTACGCACATATTAGAAAACCATCAAATAGCCAAGTGGTAGATGACACTGTTAATgatttcaatatagcaaagaataCAGAATACTACAGGTCTAACGCCAAAAGCTCCACAGAGTGTTACAGGCCTAACCCAAAAAGTTCAATATATGTGAAGAAGCTACTGGAGTACGTAAAACAGAAGAAGAGAAATGGACCTGAACATGAGCTAAATATGGAACACGAG ACTATATCTGATGTAGGAACCGAACTTCCAGCTGAAGTAGCAGCTAAAGAGATCAATGAAGAAAAGAACAGATACAAAAATATTGTCACCT ACGATCATTCGCGAGTAATCCTTCTCCCTGTGAACGATGACCCTGATACAGATTACATCAACGCTTCTTACATAGAT GGATACCGACAACCGAATGCATTCATAGCAACACAAG GCCCAAATAAAGAGACCCTGGTTGATATGTGGAGAATGGTATGGCAAGAAAACTCAAGAACCATCGTCATGGCAACAAACCTGAAAGAAGGAGTCAAG CGTAAATGTCAACAGTATTGGCCACAGAGAGGGAAAATAATCCAGTATGGAGATATTTCCGTAGCAAACAAAGATGAGGAGAAAACTAAACACTTCACTGTGCGAACTTTTCTATTGGAAAAGGCAAGTTTAAATGATCTTTCAACTATATAA